One Succinivibrio dextrinosolvens DNA window includes the following coding sequences:
- a CDS encoding transposase, with product MNQGKIMNVTQLRSICTELFLGKPQRQIARELHLARSTLIRYSKILKDKGISCIQDIHALSDEQLVQIVYGNTANIGDTPREKNKIIKHRNIEPNSMDVYEPDIDEYLKTYFEAKLSKADIYVDYTKDAARKGLKPLGETSFRTRLNKAIEANQDPKVDMHRDHIYGDELELDWCGQKFAILDNQGNTAYYNVMVLCWASSYFTYARFVPSLTTEDTIDGIRDGLMYFGCLPRQLLVDNPKSMIVKHTVGYESIFTPGFERYMRKCGVSVNPNNPYKPNEKTAVETEVNLIQSRCLTRMDEGILYLDEANIDLMKKVNEYINSAPFRREKFSPRKVLFERYEKPASRPLEMILPPFTDYIPSLVIYKDYHVEIYENFYSVPYKYVNKVAEAEISGGMINIWLNHKMIASHVRISGTGQYITKQEHMPEAHMAVKEKELKYKTPDDIYNAARALSPDLLNFCIALLSRSDNFLDNKKGCIHLINKYRRNPNMHLIYNCAIQSLLHDPTLKPINSYVFDAAVKDVTAYADSHNGQLPIQTELQFERN from the coding sequence ATGAATCAGGGAAAAATTATGAATGTTACTCAGTTACGCTCGATATGCACTGAACTTTTTTTAGGTAAACCACAGAGACAAATAGCTAGAGAGCTCCATCTGGCAAGATCCACTCTTATCAGGTATTCGAAAATATTAAAAGACAAAGGGATAAGCTGTATTCAGGATATTCACGCCCTTTCTGATGAACAGCTTGTTCAAATCGTTTATGGAAATACAGCCAATATAGGAGATACCCCAAGAGAAAAAAATAAAATCATAAAACACCGCAATATTGAGCCCAATTCAATGGATGTATATGAGCCAGATATTGATGAATATTTGAAAACATATTTTGAGGCAAAACTCAGCAAGGCTGATATATACGTTGATTATACAAAGGATGCAGCACGAAAAGGACTGAAGCCATTAGGAGAAACATCTTTTAGGACCAGACTTAACAAGGCAATTGAGGCTAATCAGGATCCTAAGGTTGATATGCATCGAGACCATATATACGGAGATGAGCTGGAACTTGACTGGTGTGGACAGAAATTCGCTATCCTAGATAATCAAGGTAATACTGCATATTACAATGTAATGGTCTTGTGCTGGGCCTCAAGCTATTTTACATACGCTAGATTTGTTCCTTCATTAACAACAGAAGATACAATTGATGGTATTAGGGATGGGCTGATGTACTTCGGCTGTTTGCCTAGACAGCTACTTGTTGATAATCCAAAGTCAATGATTGTCAAACATACTGTTGGATATGAATCCATTTTTACGCCTGGATTCGAGAGGTATATGCGTAAATGTGGGGTCAGTGTAAATCCAAATAATCCTTATAAACCAAACGAGAAAACCGCAGTAGAAACAGAGGTTAATCTAATTCAATCTCGATGTCTGACGCGAATGGATGAAGGAATTTTATATCTCGATGAAGCAAATATAGATCTCATGAAAAAGGTAAATGAGTACATAAACTCAGCTCCTTTTAGAAGGGAGAAATTCTCACCTAGAAAGGTTTTGTTTGAGCGATACGAAAAACCTGCTTCAAGACCTTTAGAAATGATCCTTCCTCCCTTTACTGACTATATACCATCCCTAGTCATTTACAAAGACTACCATGTAGAAATCTACGAGAATTTCTACTCAGTACCGTATAAATATGTAAATAAGGTTGCAGAAGCAGAAATCTCAGGGGGAATGATCAACATATGGTTAAATCATAAAATGATTGCAAGTCATGTCAGAATAAGTGGTACAGGTCAATATATAACAAAACAGGAACATATGCCTGAAGCCCACATGGCTGTAAAAGAAAAGGAGCTGAAATATAAAACACCAGATGATATCTACAATGCTGCGCGAGCACTGAGTCCTGATTTACTAAATTTCTGTATTGCTCTTCTTAGCAGATCAGATAACTTTTTAGACAATAAAAAGGGTTGTATCCACCTAATCAATAAATACAGACGCAATCCTAACATGCACCTTATATATAACTGTGCCATTCAGAGTCTGCTTCACGATCCTACCTTAAAACCAATAAACAGCTATGTATTTGATGCTGCTGTTAAAGATGTTACAGCTTACGCTGACAGCCATAATGGACAGTTGCCGATTCAAACGGAACTGCAATTCGAACGTAATTGA
- a CDS encoding lipopolysaccharide biosynthesis protein, with amino-acid sequence MGVLALSSFSSRVLLFLLIPVYTSYLTTKEVGVYDLILSTVTILSPILTCNISSGVMRFFLDPSISKHDVSIVGFRYLLLGLFISFILILLCRKYSSVITDYSVYIFLFTFFFTVNHFLICFAKGLEAVSALAVASFFEASSLLLGSVVLLRYLNLALEGFFLAAIISKVISSVCLFTILRVYKFVKIKDIMGLNNVCTFNSIGPNHNSTNSLQWQMLSYSIPIIATYIGWWINSTAGRYLVAFFLGVGANGILSVAYKIPQIVNLFHTVFIQAWQITAIKEWDSDDSKVYYGKMFLLNSFVLNMVGAFTILFTSAICSLIFSSNFYNARFYIPFLIISVIINSVAGFLGPILSAKKNSKALAYSAFLGTVTNLFFAVIFIYFCGTQGACFAAVISSLSIYIVRKFAVESDIIIPHYWTLYVTWSLLMAEAFIEIYTDYIWVESLIVIIIIIVNNKEFSLVTKKGWDICNNLYHNLKRLSKFIKFWVCTEKCGMVIKAMAKLSDASNHRNKLTVSDSYISLCSPRVLLIKKLVLISGCLSLT; translated from the coding sequence ATAGGGGTATTAGCTTTAAGTAGTTTTTCCTCAAGAGTATTACTTTTTTTACTGATTCCTGTTTATACATCATATCTAACTACAAAAGAAGTTGGAGTTTATGACCTTATTTTATCAACTGTAACTATATTAAGTCCCATATTAACCTGTAATATCTCAAGTGGAGTGATGCGTTTTTTTTTAGATCCTTCCATATCTAAACATGATGTGTCCATTGTTGGATTTAGATATCTTTTACTGGGGCTCTTTATTTCTTTTATACTAATTTTGTTATGCAGAAAATATAGTTCTGTTATAACAGACTATTCTGTATATATTTTTTTATTTACATTTTTTTTTACTGTAAACCATTTTCTTATTTGCTTTGCAAAAGGCTTAGAGGCTGTATCTGCTTTAGCTGTAGCAAGTTTTTTTGAAGCGTCTTCCTTATTGCTAGGTAGCGTTGTTCTATTGAGATATCTAAATCTTGCACTTGAAGGCTTTTTCTTGGCGGCTATTATTTCAAAAGTAATATCTTCTGTATGTTTATTTACAATTCTCAGGGTTTATAAGTTTGTTAAGATAAAAGATATAATGGGATTAAATAATGTTTGTACTTTTAATAGCATTGGACCAAATCATAATTCTACTAATTCTCTTCAATGGCAAATGCTCTCCTATTCTATCCCTATAATTGCAACTTATATAGGCTGGTGGATTAATTCAACTGCAGGAAGATATCTAGTTGCTTTTTTTTTAGGCGTAGGGGCAAATGGTATTTTATCCGTTGCTTATAAAATTCCTCAGATTGTTAATTTATTTCATACTGTTTTTATTCAAGCCTGGCAGATAACTGCTATAAAGGAATGGGATAGTGATGATAGTAAAGTTTATTATGGAAAAATGTTTTTGCTTAACAGTTTTGTTTTAAATATGGTTGGTGCTTTTACTATACTGTTTACATCAGCTATTTGTTCTCTTATTTTTTCCAGTAATTTTTATAACGCTAGATTTTATATTCCATTTCTTATTATAAGTGTCATTATTAATTCCGTAGCTGGTTTTTTGGGGCCTATTTTGTCTGCAAAAAAAAATTCAAAAGCATTAGCTTATTCTGCATTTTTGGGAACTGTTACAAATCTTTTCTTTGCTGTTATTTTTATTTATTTTTGTGGAACCCAGGGTGCCTGTTTTGCTGCAGTTATTTCTAGTTTATCAATTTATATTGTAAGAAAATTCGCTGTAGAATCTGACATTATTATCCCTCATTATTGGACATTATATGTTACATGGAGCCTATTGATGGCTGAAGCTTTTATCGAAATATATACAGATTATATTTGGGTAGAGAGCCTTATAGTTATTATTATAATTATTGTTAATAATAAAGAATTTTCTCTTGTGACAAAAAAAGGCTGGGATATTTGTAACAATTTATATCATAATCTAAAAAGATTGAGTAAGTTCATAAAATTTTGGGTCTGTACAGAAAAGTGTGGGATGGTAATAAAAGCTATGGCAAAACTGTCTGACGCGTCAAATCACAGAAATAAATTGACAGTGTCTGACTCCTATATAAGCCTCTGTTCCCCCAGAGTCTTGCTCATTAAAAAACTAGTTTTAATATCAGGTTGCCTGTCCTTAACATGA
- a CDS encoding DDE-type integrase/transposase/recombinase: MSSKQNSYLSAAKLKVICANILSSSFSNRHIAKIARVSPTSVERIRKKIKVLKINDPMTFNHMSPQELYNTLYPLEPRKTVRSDSESKNLPDFNEIVEKIHENKQTIKDSYKDYLYDSQLKQLTPLSLSYYSARVNEIEKKLKESEPEYYYAQSFPYGVYAQLDFSGDKYELLTYNGRVSCWIMAICFPASYYVYAEFVTAQSTAESCRVIGNACRYIENRHPSVLVVDNARCWVNRHNGAEAVINENFAYYIQQLGMCAEACPVRHPQAKSAVESSIGLIERRLEAKRNEFSNNQRTISEHNKVLTGLVNNLINQAPFRKSSDKTREYLFKTHELPLLTVASKYHSIRGQYLHDSSSVLPDTD, translated from the coding sequence ATGAGTTCGAAGCAAAATTCATATTTGAGTGCAGCTAAGTTGAAAGTGATCTGTGCAAATATCCTTTCCTCAAGCTTTTCTAATAGGCATATTGCCAAAATCGCAAGAGTATCTCCCACCTCTGTAGAGCGGATCAGAAAAAAGATTAAGGTATTAAAAATAAATGATCCTATGACATTTAATCATATGAGTCCTCAGGAGCTATACAATACGCTGTATCCACTAGAACCACGAAAAACAGTAAGAAGTGACAGTGAAAGTAAAAATTTGCCTGATTTTAACGAAATTGTTGAAAAGATTCATGAGAATAAACAGACAATAAAAGACAGTTACAAAGATTATCTATATGATTCACAGCTAAAACAGCTAACACCTTTAAGCCTTTCTTATTATTCAGCCAGGGTTAACGAAATAGAAAAGAAACTTAAGGAAAGTGAGCCTGAATACTATTATGCACAATCCTTTCCATATGGAGTATATGCTCAGCTTGATTTTAGCGGAGATAAATATGAGCTTCTGACATATAACGGTAGAGTATCCTGCTGGATAATGGCTATATGTTTTCCTGCATCATATTACGTTTATGCCGAATTTGTCACAGCTCAGTCTACTGCCGAAAGTTGCAGAGTTATTGGCAATGCCTGCAGATATATTGAGAATAGACATCCATCTGTTCTGGTTGTAGATAATGCCCGCTGCTGGGTTAACAGACATAATGGAGCAGAAGCTGTAATCAACGAAAACTTTGCTTACTACATACAGCAGTTAGGAATGTGTGCCGAGGCATGTCCAGTAAGACACCCTCAGGCTAAAAGTGCAGTTGAGTCATCAATTGGTTTAATAGAACGTAGACTTGAAGCTAAACGCAACGAATTCAGTAACAATCAGAGAACTATAAGTGAGCATAACAAGGTTCTGACAGGATTAGTAAACAACCTTATAAATCAGGCTCCTTTCAGAAAAAGCTCGGATAAAACCAGAGAATATCTGTTTAAAACCCATGAGTTGCCCCTACTTACAGTAGCATCAAAATACCACAGTATCAGGGGACAGTATCTCCATGATAGTTCCTCAGTCCTACCAGATACAGATTAA
- a CDS encoding IS630 family transposase: MARQRAYRISLETEERKAIRKILRRSNSTNRRTRCTILLNADESKSDPSTYQQIAERSGVTVPTVIDTLSKFCKDGPVAALNPRRNPNSDVANLKATGDIQAKVIAKACTKSSEGRVRWTLTLLEEELAVILETKLSRSTIGRILQKNDLRPHLSEYWCIPPQADAEFVAAMEDVLDVYQQPYDEKYPLWCMDEKPFQLLDESRNPLPMRPGDITRIDDEYIRNGTVSVFCFIQPHTVKIIHAEGPTRTAIDWSEKVKFLVDEVNPDAKRLFW, encoded by the coding sequence ATGGCACGTCAGAGAGCTTACCGCATCTCTTTAGAGACTGAAGAAAGAAAAGCTATAAGAAAAATTCTTAGGCGCTCTAACTCAACAAACAGGAGAACTCGTTGTACAATTCTGCTTAATGCCGACGAATCAAAGAGTGATCCTTCAACTTATCAGCAGATAGCTGAACGTTCTGGGGTAACAGTTCCAACTGTAATCGATACATTAAGTAAATTCTGTAAAGATGGTCCTGTTGCAGCCTTAAACCCAAGGAGAAATCCTAATTCAGATGTAGCTAATCTTAAAGCTACCGGAGATATACAGGCAAAGGTTATTGCAAAAGCCTGTACCAAGTCCTCTGAAGGAAGAGTTAGATGGACACTCACACTTCTTGAAGAGGAACTGGCAGTCATTTTAGAAACAAAACTTAGCCGCTCAACCATAGGACGTATTTTGCAGAAAAATGATTTAAGACCACATCTGAGTGAATACTGGTGTATTCCCCCTCAGGCTGATGCTGAATTTGTTGCAGCAATGGAAGATGTACTGGATGTATATCAGCAGCCATATGATGAAAAGTATCCTCTGTGGTGTATGGATGAAAAGCCATTTCAGCTCCTGGATGAATCCAGAAATCCATTGCCAATGAGACCAGGAGATATTACCAGGATTGATGATGAATACATCAGAAACGGCACCGTAAGCGTATTCTGTTTTATTCAGCCTCATACAGTAAAGATTATTCATGCGGAAGGACCAACCAGAACAGCAATTGACTGGTCTGAAAAGGTTAAATTTCTGGTAGATGAAGTTAATCCTGATGCAAAAAGGTTATTCTGGTAA
- a CDS encoding Mu transposase domain-containing protein, which produces MIVPQSYQIQINEHYYSVPYLYIGKRVDVYTSNDYIIVKYEGKEICRHLRTDGEGRTVVDSHKPEAHQNIDRKTASTIQLMMCLKSVKVWMTAYIVTAYQKSNSIRITIDQKKLPSVRA; this is translated from the coding sequence ATGATAGTTCCTCAGTCCTACCAGATACAGATTAATGAGCATTATTATTCCGTGCCTTATCTGTATATAGGCAAGCGGGTTGATGTGTATACCAGTAATGATTACATAATCGTTAAATATGAAGGCAAGGAAATATGCCGACACCTTAGAACAGATGGCGAAGGCAGGACTGTTGTCGATTCTCACAAGCCTGAAGCTCATCAGAACATTGACAGAAAAACCGCATCTACAATTCAACTGATGATGTGCTTGAAATCAGTAAAAGTCTGGATGACGGCTTATATCGTTACTGCATATCAAAAATCAAATTCGATAAGAATAACAATAGATCAGAAAAAATTACCATCCGTTCGTGCATAG
- a CDS encoding ISAs1 family transposase — protein sequence MTSTDQNAFDNTINDASFLQRIVELNLTDPRAQDRIIYPLSVICSIVILARICNCNDAREQRLFWLEKLPWLKESFYGLDDDVPSEQTLRRVVSILNTNETVNFLTNYFANHRELSEKPLGSVPLKEREVIAADGQNINATRSSKNGNDARKDSGIDIVSLHSSTYGITLSQRTVDKKNHEAEVILDMIKALNLRNAILTWDAINTRPYTVKAVVDANADFLVCLKDNQGNLIDDVKTGFQFFDMDKYPGNLFRLPWSLRLMAERKAKRLQFLMPSTPSLRKCAKVA from the coding sequence ATGACTTCAACTGACCAGAATGCTTTTGACAATACTATTAACGATGCTTCTTTTCTTCAGAGAATTGTTGAGCTGAATTTAACTGATCCTCGAGCACAGGATCGCATTATCTATCCTCTGAGTGTCATATGCTCTATAGTTATTTTAGCCAGAATATGTAACTGTAATGACGCAAGAGAACAGAGACTGTTCTGGTTAGAAAAGCTGCCTTGGCTTAAAGAAAGTTTCTATGGTTTGGATGATGACGTTCCATCAGAGCAGACCTTAAGAAGAGTAGTAAGCATTCTTAATACTAATGAAACGGTAAACTTCCTAACAAACTACTTTGCCAATCATAGAGAACTCTCAGAGAAACCATTGGGTTCAGTACCCTTAAAAGAAAGAGAGGTAATAGCAGCAGATGGACAGAATATCAATGCAACAAGATCAAGCAAAAACGGTAATGATGCACGAAAAGATTCTGGCATCGACATCGTTAGTCTGCATTCCTCAACCTACGGAATTACTCTCTCCCAGAGAACTGTAGACAAGAAAAATCATGAGGCAGAAGTAATTCTGGATATGATTAAAGCTCTGAATCTGAGAAATGCAATCCTCACCTGGGATGCCATAAATACCAGACCATATACAGTAAAGGCTGTGGTTGATGCCAATGCCGACTTTCTGGTTTGTCTGAAAGACAATCAGGGTAATCTGATAGATGACGTAAAAACCGGATTTCAATTCTTCGATATGGATAAATATCCAGGGAATCTGTTTCGTCTACCATGGTCTTTGAGGCTCATGGCAGAAAGGAAGGCAAAGAGATTGCAATTCTTGATGCCAAGTACGCCCTCTCTAAGGAAATGCGCAAAAGTGGCCTGA
- a CDS encoding ATP-binding protein yields the protein MNDDSGEQARWFYSEIVEQFSNEALFKDMSFEDRLKRCLEAYNEHVSNNRFKRLLLNSKIRNKVYLRQISPAPSRGLSNELLLKLKDGDFLNKAINIVITGPTGTGKTLLACATGVEAMLKGHSVLFYRMSDFISLIEAKNPVAFSRFKERLRKIELLILDDYGLETIHDKAVCALNEIADIRYGIGSTIITTQLKKKSLKNVIDESPIRDALADRLFRDCDIEVVLKGTSWRGSAGELNGFKDE from the coding sequence ATTAACGATGATTCAGGAGAACAAGCTCGATGGTTTTACAGTGAAATTGTAGAGCAGTTCAGTAATGAGGCCTTATTTAAAGACATGTCTTTTGAAGATAGATTAAAACGCTGCCTCGAGGCTTATAACGAGCATGTAAGCAATAATCGTTTTAAGAGACTTCTTTTAAATTCAAAAATCCGTAACAAAGTTTATTTAAGGCAGATTTCACCTGCACCATCAAGAGGATTAAGTAATGAACTCCTTTTGAAACTGAAGGATGGTGATTTTTTAAATAAGGCTATCAACATAGTGATTACAGGACCTACAGGTACGGGCAAGACCTTATTGGCTTGTGCTACTGGAGTTGAAGCGATGCTTAAGGGACATTCGGTACTTTTTTATCGCATGTCTGATTTCATAAGTTTAATCGAGGCAAAAAATCCAGTTGCGTTCTCCAGATTCAAAGAAAGGCTCAGAAAAATAGAGCTACTTATCCTTGACGACTATGGTTTAGAGACCATCCACGACAAGGCCGTTTGTGCTCTTAATGAAATAGCTGATATCAGATATGGCATAGGCTCAACCATTATAACGACTCAGCTAAAGAAGAAATCTCTCAAAAATGTGATAGATGAAAGTCCTATCCGCGATGCGCTGGCTGACAGACTTTTTAGAGACTGTGATATTGAGGTGGTTCTGAAAGGAACATCCTGGAGAGGCTCTGCAGGAGAATTAAATGGGTTCAAAGATGAATAG
- a CDS encoding IS66 family transposase — protein MDNVILSGCTTRIKSGAEGLSEVTSLLKNSAEEIKNDTSSLNETLRKEKHYVSTTSGNTVAGIISFGGKQDITMYCEECGCQRDFKYLHKNKRINETLTADGSLQSIRKVLTSVQLVRCCTCGAQYEINPAEFTQVSFTRNSVSQVENSDNASNASGASSEHVQNISEIHSELVQNASKTDKTANESALAGTLHSGSDADSVSNTAIVQRNRKKLYRQIRNTQDAVTDNSLPSENAFIHEEGKLPVINPFGFNAEVFGHAPAFIKSKLSTALFAICGTQFSQLGAPKNRIFCYFEGNGFDLGREHLTGAINAFARAYLHSVTKQIKKDILSKCPVIIMDESTLRVNETARIKQAEGKGIKSQIWTLNSSWTSALQASWYCVSPSRSADVVIDILKNDLKNQDGSVVTKYLLTDGFAGYDAGIKELNEIEGVFLKSCRCMTHGRRGLWKYLRNNRMLDIYSQLLPEGSSFFDFKDNLEKYRQTKKGKKLTDNSVALLIIFYLINALFVIDSCVVRKHDYICTTEEFKQDLLQARNKYSRPIVDTLFDTIRLYIANNPKIIVPRVSKEGVIRFTQNKRYPESAALIYLLNYETELKRFTESADIELSTSKAERSLKLGICSRKAFMTIASEDGGHAFADYQTIVNTCILNRVPVLSYIIWLVANIKYRMQLLEREGRGCAMGLTMPKKEKYVVTHADGSVTKELIAMYDKRNVIDFDKIDVKGLAPYDYRRYLDEHNPRV, from the coding sequence GTGGACAATGTCATTCTCTCAGGCTGTACTACCAGAATAAAATCAGGAGCTGAAGGTCTTTCAGAAGTAACCTCTCTACTTAAGAATTCAGCCGAAGAAATAAAAAATGATACCAGCAGTCTTAATGAAACCTTAAGAAAAGAAAAACACTATGTCTCCACAACCTCCGGCAATACAGTAGCAGGTATTATCTCCTTCGGCGGCAAGCAGGATATTACAATGTACTGCGAGGAATGTGGATGTCAGCGTGATTTCAAATATCTGCATAAGAACAAGCGCATTAATGAAACACTTACTGCGGATGGCAGTCTGCAGAGTATAAGAAAGGTCCTGACCTCTGTACAGCTTGTCAGGTGCTGCACCTGTGGAGCCCAGTATGAAATCAATCCTGCTGAATTTACTCAGGTAAGTTTCACCAGAAATTCTGTCTCCCAGGTTGAGAATTCAGACAATGCTTCGAATGCATCCGGGGCAAGTTCAGAACACGTTCAGAACATATCCGAGATACACTCTGAACTCGTTCAGAATGCGTCTAAGACAGATAAAACCGCTAATGAATCAGCTTTAGCAGGTACTCTGCATTCTGGTTCAGACGCAGATTCTGTAAGCAATACAGCGATAGTCCAACGCAATCGAAAGAAGCTTTACAGACAAATCAGAAACACTCAGGACGCAGTTACCGACAACAGTCTGCCATCAGAGAACGCTTTTATCCATGAAGAAGGAAAGCTTCCTGTCATCAATCCTTTCGGTTTTAACGCTGAAGTGTTTGGACATGCACCTGCCTTTATAAAATCAAAACTCTCTACAGCTTTATTTGCCATCTGCGGAACCCAGTTCTCTCAGCTTGGAGCTCCTAAGAACAGAATATTCTGTTACTTTGAAGGAAACGGCTTTGACTTGGGACGAGAGCATTTAACAGGCGCAATCAACGCCTTCGCCAGAGCTTATCTGCATTCTGTTACCAAGCAGATTAAAAAGGATATCCTGAGCAAATGTCCTGTCATTATCATGGACGAAAGCACTCTGAGGGTAAATGAGACTGCCAGGATAAAACAGGCAGAAGGCAAAGGCATTAAATCTCAAATCTGGACTCTGAATTCATCCTGGACTTCAGCATTACAGGCTTCCTGGTACTGTGTATCTCCATCCCGCAGTGCTGATGTGGTAATTGATATACTCAAGAATGATTTAAAAAATCAGGACGGCAGTGTTGTAACAAAATATCTGCTTACAGATGGCTTTGCAGGATATGATGCCGGCATCAAAGAGTTAAATGAAATTGAAGGCGTATTTCTGAAGAGCTGCCGCTGTATGACTCATGGAAGACGAGGTCTGTGGAAATACCTACGCAATAACAGAATGCTTGATATATACAGCCAGCTGTTGCCTGAAGGCTCCTCTTTCTTTGATTTCAAGGATAATCTGGAGAAGTACCGCCAGACTAAAAAAGGAAAGAAACTGACTGATAACAGTGTAGCTCTGCTGATCATATTCTATCTGATAAACGCTCTGTTTGTTATTGACTCCTGTGTAGTCAGAAAGCATGACTATATCTGCACCACCGAAGAATTTAAACAGGATTTACTCCAGGCCAGAAATAAGTATTCCCGACCAATTGTAGATACTCTGTTTGATACCATCAGACTTTATATTGCCAACAATCCTAAAATTATTGTACCTAGAGTCTCTAAGGAAGGAGTAATCAGATTTACTCAGAATAAACGTTATCCTGAATCTGCTGCCCTTATTTATCTGCTCAATTATGAAACTGAGCTTAAGCGCTTCACTGAAAGTGCGGATATTGAGCTTTCAACCTCTAAAGCAGAACGTAGTCTGAAGTTAGGTATCTGCTCAAGAAAAGCCTTCATGACAATTGCCTCTGAGGATGGCGGTCACGCCTTTGCAGATTATCAGACTATTGTTAACACCTGTATTTTAAACAGAGTTCCTGTTCTGTCCTATATAATCTGGCTGGTTGCCAATATTAAATACCGCATGCAGCTTTTAGAACGAGAAGGTCGAGGCTGTGCTATGGGACTGACGATGCCAAAGAAAGAAAAATACGTTGTGACACATGCCGATGGCTCTGTGACTAAAGAGCTTATAGCCATGTATGACAAGCGTAACGTCATAGATTTTGACAAGATTGACGTTAAAGGGCTTGCTCCATACGATTACAGAAGATACCTTGATGAACATAATCCAAGAGTCTAA
- a CDS encoding transposase, whose amino-acid sequence MDNLNTHNTASLYKAFPPEEARRIARKLEIHYTPKHGSWLDIAEIGINIMTRECLNRRIPDIETLRAELKTWNEAYNSAPTEINWQFSNETSRIKLKSLYPDIDRNQ is encoded by the coding sequence ATGGATAACCTAAACACTCATAACACGGCATCACTATATAAAGCCTTTCCTCCCGAGGAAGCACGTAGAATTGCAAGGAAACTTGAAATTCATTACACGCCAAAACATGGCAGCTGGCTTGATATTGCAGAGATTGGCATCAACATCATGACACGAGAGTGTTTAAACCGAAGAATTCCTGATATAGAAACATTAAGAGCTGAACTTAAAACATGGAATGAGGCATATAACAGTGCTCCAACAGAAATAAACTGGCAGTTCAGTAATGAGACTTCAAGAATTAAACTTAAGAGCCTCTACCCTGATATAGATCGTAATCAGTAA
- a CDS encoding glycosyltransferase family 8 protein has translation MNILYTCDDNYVWQMGISLISLFENNKDSKIIIYLIHSNVTQSNQKKLIEIVNKYNKSIVFLSLDEINICPLLKENGRWPLVCYARLFFHHVIKDCDRLLYLDCDTLVLSNIEELFSDRYSKFAIYGAKDFIANFYKKLIGMPVEASNINGGVLLFNLKLYCELSPDSRIFSFITKYGNRISYADQDVINGTFGMNLVF, from the coding sequence ATGAATATTCTATATACATGTGATGATAATTATGTATGGCAAATGGGAATTTCGCTTATTTCTTTATTTGAAAATAATAAAGACTCAAAAATTATTATTTATTTAATACACAGTAATGTTACACAAAGTAATCAAAAAAAACTAATTGAAATAGTAAATAAATATAATAAATCTATTGTGTTTCTTTCATTAGATGAAATCAATATATGTCCTTTACTAAAGGAAAACGGAAGATGGCCTTTAGTTTGTTATGCGAGATTATTTTTTCACCATGTTATAAAAGATTGCGATAGATTATTGTACTTAGATTGTGATACATTGGTTTTATCAAATATAGAAGAGCTTTTTTCTGATAGGTATTCTAAATTTGCAATTTATGGTGCAAAAGATTTTATAGCAAACTTTTATAAGAAATTGATTGGAATGCCTGTTGAAGCATCGAATATCAACGGTGGTGTTCTTCTTTTTAACTTAAAGTTATATTGTGAATTGTCACCTGATTCTAGAATATTTTCTTTTATCACAAAATATGGAAATAGAATAAGTTATGCCGATCAAGATGTAATAAATGGGACTTTTGGAATGAATTTGGTTTTTTAG